The genome window AAATTTAGCGTCAAATTCGTAGCCGCCCGGGCTCTCAAATTTAGTCAAATTTACGTTCGCTATGCTTCTTGGCAAAACTCCTCCACTAGCTTTCTAATCTCGTTTATGCCGATCTGCCAAAACGCCGCGTCCTCGATATCAAAGCCGAACATCCCGACCAGCTCTTTTGGCGAGCGCGAACCGCCCGCGCTTAAAAACTCGGTGTAAATTTGCACGAAATTTTCGCATTTGCCGCTTTTATAAAGCCCGAAAATCGCCAGCACCAAAAGCTGCGCATATGAGTAGGCGTAGCAGTAAAACGGCGTGTGGATAAAGTGCGGGATATAGCTCCACCAAATTTTGTAGTAGTCGTTTAGCGTGACGCTTTGCCCGAACATCTTCGCGCTCTCTTCGATCCAAATTTTATTTAGATCCTCGGCGCCGATCTCGCCGTCATGCGCGTGAACTCGGCGCTCAAAGGTCGTGAAGTTTATTTGGCGATAAAGCGTAGCGAAGATATCCTCGATCTTGCCAGCGAGTAAGGCGGTTTTTTCTTTGCCTTTTAGCGTGCTTTTGACGTGATCGAAAACCAGCATCTCGCAAAACACCGATGCCGTCTCCGCCGTAGTTAGCGGCGTGTCGGCGTTTAGAAATCCTACGGTTTCATAAGCTAGATTTTGATGCGCGGCGTGACCTAGCTCGTGCGCTAGGGTAAAAAGATCCCGCCTCTCGTCGGTGTGGTTTAAAAGTACGTAAGGATGGGCATTTGCGACGCCTGATTGCGAAAAGGCGCCACCTCGTTTGTTTTGCGCAGGATAGACGTCGATCCAGCCCTCTTTAAACGCGCGAGCGGCTATATCGCCGAATTTTGGGCTAAATTTAGCAAAAGTTTCAAGTACGATTTTTTTGCACTCTTCAAATTTATAAACGCTCTTGCTCTGCTCAAGCGGCGCGTATCTATCGTAGTCGTAAAGCTTTTTAAAACCTAAAATTTTGCGCTTTTTTTCGTAAAATTTAATCGGCAGATCAAAGCTCGTCTCGGCAGCCTTTATGAGCGCATCCACGCTGGCTTTGGTCGTTTGGTTTGAAAAATGCCGCGGACTTTCTGACAGATCGAATTTTCGCAGTTCGCAGCTAGTTTTTAGGCTGGTTTTTATCATATTATAGATGTAGCTAAGCAGATGCTGCTGCGGCGCTAGGCCGCCAGAGAGGCTCTTTGCGGCTGCTTTTCGCTCGGCTCGGTCTGGGCTGTGAAGTTTTGACAAAATCTCCTCTTCGCCTAGCATCTTGCCTTTAAATTTGAACTTAAGTGCGCTTAGCGTCTCGTCAAAAAGCCGCGAGAAGCCATCCGCGCCCGTGTTTGCCGTGCGGAGTAAAATTTGCTCCTCTTTTAGGCTTAGCTGGTGGGCTTTTTCTTTTGCGATATTGGCTAGATAGTAGCCAAGTCTTTGACTTTTGGCGATGATTTTGTTTTGTCTGGCTTCGTCAAATTCGTTAAATTTAAGCTCGAAAAATAGCAGATGATTTTGCGCCTTTGAGCTTAGCTCGTCAAATTTGGCGTAAAACGCGCCCTTTGAGGTGTCTTTTGAAAAAACTAGGCTCACGTAAATTTGCACGCGAGCGATGTTTTCTAGTAAATTTTCATATTCGTTAAGCGCGTTTAAAAACTCCACGTCGCTTAAATTTAAAAATTTATCCGAATATTTGGCTTCAAATTTTTCGCACTCGTTTTGCAGCGAAAGAGCCGATTTTTCAAGCTCTTTTTCATTTTTAAAAAGCGGGGTCAAGTCCCAAACGTTCATTTTGTCGCCTTAAATTTACTCTATGGTCTCTGAAGCTACGGCGGTGAAAA of Campylobacter showae contains these proteins:
- a CDS encoding M3 family oligoendopeptidase, producing MNVWDLTPLFKNEKELEKSALSLQNECEKFEAKYSDKFLNLSDVEFLNALNEYENLLENIARVQIYVSLVFSKDTSKGAFYAKFDELSSKAQNHLLFFELKFNEFDEARQNKIIAKSQRLGYYLANIAKEKAHQLSLKEEQILLRTANTGADGFSRLFDETLSALKFKFKGKMLGEEEILSKLHSPDRAERKAAAKSLSGGLAPQQHLLSYIYNMIKTSLKTSCELRKFDLSESPRHFSNQTTKASVDALIKAAETSFDLPIKFYEKKRKILGFKKLYDYDRYAPLEQSKSVYKFEECKKIVLETFAKFSPKFGDIAARAFKEGWIDVYPAQNKRGGAFSQSGVANAHPYVLLNHTDERRDLFTLAHELGHAAHQNLAYETVGFLNADTPLTTAETASVFCEMLVFDHVKSTLKGKEKTALLAGKIEDIFATLYRQINFTTFERRVHAHDGEIGAEDLNKIWIEESAKMFGQSVTLNDYYKIWWSYIPHFIHTPFYCYAYSYAQLLVLAIFGLYKSGKCENFVQIYTEFLSAGGSRSPKELVGMFGFDIEDAAFWQIGINEIRKLVEEFCQEA